One stretch of Armatimonadota bacterium DNA includes these proteins:
- a CDS encoding ABC transporter ATP-binding protein: MQDRIRAASLHKRYAGMYALSGVSLTAMPDEARGVYGRSGAGKSALLRIMSGIETPDSGRIESEGSPVISYAEPRLDDAMTPTETLELHCTLYGIPRRKRRSTIRDALVLLDLEPVCDRRISTLTSGTRKRLELARVLISPSPTLLLDEPMAGLDDLMRERVWNHLLMLRTAEHRTIVVATARSEDAELCDRIAVLHNGKILADGTISHLRGIIGPEVVVIRPLSAGRPGGRGTWADKRAITMSEQDGSVVVDMSAESTPTELLGEIAAQAAGVRLSPRSLSVVLEELITRSTDCTEG, from the coding sequence ATGCAAGATCGAATCAGAGCAGCGAGTCTTCACAAGCGATACGCGGGGATGTACGCCTTGTCGGGGGTGTCGCTGACTGCGATGCCCGACGAGGCGCGGGGCGTCTACGGCCGCTCGGGAGCGGGCAAGAGCGCCCTCCTCCGCATCATGTCCGGCATCGAAACGCCAGACTCCGGCAGGATCGAATCGGAGGGGTCTCCGGTCATATCCTATGCCGAACCGCGGCTCGACGACGCGATGACGCCGACGGAGACGCTTGAACTGCACTGCACCCTCTACGGCATACCCCGCCGCAAGCGCCGCTCGACGATCCGCGATGCCCTAGTGCTGCTGGATCTCGAGCCGGTATGCGACCGAAGGATATCCACCCTGACATCCGGCACGAGAAAGCGGCTGGAACTGGCGCGGGTCCTGATCTCACCCTCCCCTACCCTGCTGCTCGATGAGCCGATGGCGGGACTCGACGACCTCATGCGGGAGCGCGTATGGAATCATCTCTTGATGCTGAGGACGGCCGAGCATCGCACTATAGTCGTCGCCACCGCGCGCTCGGAGGACGCCGAGCTCTGCGACCGCATCGCCGTGCTGCACAACGGGAAGATACTGGCCGACGGTACCATCAGCCATCTGCGGGGCATCATCGGGCCTGAAGTCGTGGTCATCCGACCACTGAGCGCGGGAAGGCCCGGCGGGCGCGGCACATGGGCCGACAAGCGCGCGATCACCATGTCCGAACAGGACGGCTCGGTGGTGGTAGACATGAGTGCAGAGTCCACGCCGACGGAGCTGCTGGGTGAGATAGCCGCCCAGGCCGCCGGCGTGCGCCTGAGTCCCAGGAGCTTGAGCGTGGTGCTGGAAGAGCTGATCACCCGCTCGACCGATTGTACGGAGGGCTGA